One window of the Podospora pseudopauciseta strain CBS 411.78 chromosome 4, whole genome shotgun sequence genome contains the following:
- a CDS encoding hypothetical protein (COG:S; EggNog:ENOG503PAKI), producing the protein MDEATLQSLSAKMKRRARFDHAARRPFPRKLKSTTHYSLFIRAMNNILSTELAQFTYAQIIDGLPIEDVAWDRRIPAVYGNHPIEHHPDLCPGALDCARKQKDEIDFSILSFDPGLINAYIQSTPGTKAFNTRLIELVAVALNEIGVILFQMDIRLHQGQGDLSIEAITNWKEDPDEETLPTMFHHPYYLHSDIYPLGVANMAGYWAEDRILGGVVTFDRKAEQEDCTHPPNVYIVPSRAGTTLRYWQLLDGQQEELIGVFIGDGETKGDGPLPLKCTDENKVRIDERFAVVPRGVYRDVWERLPPSIEHMRHMDRRPRNEGDYPEDGMVELMRAIEEAYGEIDRDDVRDDVGTGSVEGGQDRKGEE; encoded by the coding sequence ATGGACGAAGCTACGTTACAGTCACTCTCGGCGAAGATGAAGCGGCGCGCACGCTTCGACCATGCTGCCCGCCGTCCCTTCCCCAGGAAACTCAAAAGCACAACCCACTACAGTCTGTTTATCCGCGCCATGAACAATATTCTCTCAACTGAGCTAGCTCAGTTCACCTACGCTCAAATCATCGACGGTCTTCCCATCGAAGACGTAGCCTGGGACCGCCGCATCCCCGCTGTCTATGGCAATCACCCCATCGAGCACCACCCCGACCTCTGTCCCGGCGCTCTGGATTGTGCCCGCAAACAAAAAGACGAGATTGACTTTTCCATCCTCTCCTTCGACCCTGGCTTGATAAACGCCTACATTCAATCCACACCCGGGACCAAAGCTTTCAACACGCGCCTCATCGAGCTCGTCGCTGTGGCGTTGAATGAAATAGGGGTGATTCTATTTCAGATGGATATCCGACTCCATCAAGGACAGGGAGACCTCTCGATTGAAGCGATCACCAACTGGAAGGAAGACCCCGATGAAGAAACACTTCCCACCATGTTTCATCACCCCTACTATTTACATAGTGACATCTACCCCCTCGGTGTGGCCAACATGGCAGGGTACTGGGCCGAAGATCGGATTCTTGGAGGTGTCGTCACATTTGACCGAAAGGCTGAACAAGAAGATTGCACCCACCCGCCCAATGTGTACATTGTGCCTAGCCGTGCGGGGACTACGCTTCGGTACTGGCAACTGTTGGATGGTCAACAGGAGGAGTTGATTGGTGTTTTTATTGGGGATGGTGAAACTAAGGGGGATGGTCCACTTCCACTGAAGTGCACAGATGAGAATAAGGTCAGGATTGATGAACGGTTTGCGGTTGTGCCGAGGGGGGTGTATAGGGATGTTTGGGAACGGTTGCCGCCGTCGATAGAGCATATGAGGCATATGGATCGGAGGCCGAGAAACGAGGGGGATTATCCggaggatgggatggtggaGTTGATGAGGGCTATTGAGGAGGCTTATGGGGAAATAGATCGGGATGATGTACGGGATGACGTGGGAACGGGGAGTGTGGAAGGGGGTCAGGAcagaaagggggaggaatgA
- a CDS encoding hypothetical protein (EggNog:ENOG503PWW5): MENAGIAANKFLTTKTADDFHDFEKHLIVASLTIAHELVHVFVGRLTGVNDADTPPKIDVPPKTGMALSLGESGRYWETKFVGYSVWAFYDDKDIRKEAQGGTLWADIQRTKGSTLESHLVPHPWVKNMLAGVFAHVPAGPKPLKRPATAKQLRDKRAAMNPHYIDGDPALKNFIVQLSKLQPYTLEGADYARVQGIAANPGKIVV; this comes from the exons ATGGAAAATGCCGGTATTGCCGCCAACAAatttctcaccaccaagaccgCAGATGATTTTCATGATTTTGAGAAGCATCTGATCGTGGCCAGTCTCACCATCGCCCATGAACTGGTGCACGTCTTTGTTGGTAGGCTGACTGGGGTCAACGACGCCGACACACCCCCAAAAATCGATGTACCTCCGAAAACTGGCATGGCCCTCAGTCTGGGCGAATCCGGCCGGTACTGGGAAACCAAGTTCGTTGGGTACAGCGTGTGGGCCTTTTACGACGACAAGGATATCCGGAAGGAGGCACAAGGTGGTACTCTCTGGGCTGATATCCAGCGTACCAAGGGGAGTACCCTGGAATCGCACCTGGTCCCGCATCCCTGGGTGAAGAACATGCTTGCTGGAG TCTTCGCCCATGTCCCTGCAGGCCCAAAGCCTCTTAAACGCCCAGCGACGGCAAAGCAACTGCGAGACAAGAGGGCAGCCATGAACCCCCACTATATTGATGGGGATCCCGCTTTGAAAAACTTCATTGTTCAGCTGTCGAAGCTCCAGCCGTACACACTGGAGGGTGCTGATTACGCCCGGGTCCAGGGTATCGCCGCTAATCCTGGCAAGATTGTAGTATAA
- a CDS encoding hypothetical protein (EggNog:ENOG503NYG6) produces the protein MRLFQLSRTLGSSVLVTLGVTGWPSKMTIFGTEKTGLLSRHWYSKASDKAPTTGRLYHHLAISLCVAIPFGSARESIITMFDPIMVPTPNQQSRLSVAEFAFVKVHAVMFSSKQMDKLQSTMDDFLRPPRQNIRLTGHG, from the exons ATGAGACTGTTCCAGCTTTCGAGGACACTTGGATCGAGTGTCTTGGTGACCTTGGGCGTTACAGGATGGCCATCGAAGATGACGATATTCGGGACAGAGAAAACTGGACTGCTGAGTCGTCACTGGTACTCCAAGGCCTCTGACAAGGCTCCGACTACTGGGCGACTGTATCACCACTTGGCCATT TCCCTTTGCGTCGCAATTCCCTTCGGTTCTGCTCGCGAGAGTATCATAACTATGTTCGACCCAATCATGGTTCCGACCCCCAATCAGCAATCCAGGCTCTCGGTCGCCGAGTTCGCCTTTGTCAAGGTTCATGCCGTCATGTTCAGTAGCAAGCAGATGGACAAGCTGCAGTCAACCATGGATGATTTCCTTCGACCCCCGAGACAAAATATACGGCTTACTGGGCATGGTTGA